In a single window of the Actinomycetota bacterium genome:
- a CDS encoding serine--tRNA ligase translates to MLDIKLIRQDPDRVKQEVRNRNIDIDIDKLLDLDIQRRELLVEVEELRAEKNRVSKLILSLRVEDREEVLEEMREVSKNLNDL, encoded by the coding sequence ATGTTAGATATTAAACTGATTAGACAGGATCCAGACCGAGTTAAACAAGAAGTAAGAAATAGAAATATTGATATTGATATTGATAAACTACTTGATCTGGATATTCAAAGAAGAGAACTTCTGGTCGAGGTAGAGGAACTCAGGGCGGAGAAAAACAGGGTTTCAAAATTAATCCTATCATTGAGAGTTGAAGACAGAGAAGAGGTATTAGAAGAAATGCGTGAAGTATCTAAAAACTTGAATGACCTT